The DNA segment CTGTAATAAGAAATTGTCGTCTAAAAAGTTCTTCACAATAATATTTTTAAATGTATTAATTTTTATAGATAAAGCGGCAAAATGTTATACCTCAAAAACAATTCTACATAATTATTATAAGGATTAACAGGCTTCATCCGGAATTATTTGCGCAATCGTTATAGGCAGCTTTTGATCCAGTCGGCCAGATCCCGGGCTGCATTTAAATTGTCGAAGGCAAGGGGAAGTTTCTTTCCGTCTACATATTCATTGTAAAGCCATGGATCGCCGATGGCAAAAACCGCTCCTTTACCGTATTTCGCAATGGCGATGACCTGATCCCCGTCCTTGTCCTTCAGAACGGATTTTGCAGCGTCAGTCAACGTTAACGTGCTGTATTCCTTGATGAACAATTGCCTGGCTGTTTTAAAAAACTGATTTTCAGGGGAAATGTCCACTCTTCCCATTTCAAATTCGTTTTTGGTCACCCTCCCCTTACTGTTCAGATTGAACTGAATCCCAAAGTGTTTGGCGAGCTGGTTCAGATGCGCCAACTCTGCATTTCCGGTGTCGTTTGCCATCAGCAACAATACACCGCCGGCTTTGAGCCATGAAGTAATGGCAGAAATGTCCTGTTCGTTTATAAAGCTGGGGGTTGGATTTTCCTTTTCAATATCCGGATCAACAATGATGTATACTGAAGCATGTTTTAAATTGGCCTTCGTCGGCGCAGCCCTTAATGTTTCTGTTGTAAAACCTTTATCCTTAAGTACTCCGGCAAATAAGGAAAAGCCTACACCGCTGTTTTCCTCCCATTTG comes from the Pedobacter sp. FW305-3-2-15-E-R2A2 genome and includes:
- a CDS encoding DUF4350 domain-containing protein, encoding MSKSSIFPVLFTLLCTGACYAQSAPKLSGQPLVLLDSYFNNEIKKDPNGTPQSWHYKWEENSGVGFSLFAGVLKDKGFTTETLRAAPTKANLKHASVYIIVDPDIEKENPTPSFINEQDISAITSWLKAGGVLLLMANDTGNAELAHLNQLAKHFGIQFNLNSKGRVTKNEFEMGRVDISPENQFFKTARQLFIKEYSTLTLTDAAKSVLKDKDGDQVIAIAKYGKGAVFAIGDPWLYNEYVDGKKLPLAFDNLNAARDLADWIKSCL